One window from the genome of Amycolatopsis sp. NBC_01480 encodes:
- a CDS encoding FAD-dependent oxidoreductase, whose protein sequence is MTHIAIAGAGLGGLTLARVLHVHGIESVVYERDASPTARVQGGSLDLTVEAGQRALHEAGLTEGFRAIARPDGQDLVVYDHTGALMLRKDTPDEAEPFERPEADRPALRKLLLDSLPPGTVHWGQAVVEAVPLPGGRHRLRLSDGTTTECDLLVGADGASSRIRPLVTPEEPVHSGANAVSLNIPAIDRDHPVLSERVGRGSLMVIGVNRALSAQRSGDGSVRVNLTVRGGEDWFSTSGIPFDDPAATRAALKQLYADWSPDFVELVDAATGPVMQVRVAALPVGLSWENIPGVTVLGDAAHLMSPFAGLGANLAMLDGAELALAIAAGTPIADFEAKMQARAAEAAAESAANLEVFLSPQGAAGVAELMAG, encoded by the coding sequence ATGACCCACATCGCCATCGCCGGAGCCGGGCTCGGCGGCCTCACGCTCGCCCGCGTCCTGCACGTCCACGGCATCGAGTCCGTGGTCTACGAGCGCGACGCCTCGCCCACCGCGCGGGTCCAGGGCGGCAGCCTCGACCTCACCGTCGAGGCCGGGCAGCGGGCCCTGCACGAGGCCGGCCTGACCGAGGGCTTCCGCGCCATCGCCCGCCCGGACGGCCAGGACCTGGTGGTGTACGACCACACCGGCGCCCTGATGCTGCGCAAGGACACCCCGGACGAGGCGGAGCCGTTCGAGCGTCCCGAGGCCGACCGGCCGGCGCTGCGCAAGCTGCTGCTCGACTCGCTGCCGCCCGGCACCGTCCACTGGGGACAGGCCGTGGTGGAGGCGGTGCCGCTGCCCGGCGGCCGGCACCGGCTGCGGCTGTCCGACGGCACGACCACCGAATGCGACCTGCTGGTGGGCGCGGACGGCGCGTCGTCGCGGATCCGCCCGCTGGTCACGCCCGAGGAGCCGGTGCACTCAGGCGCGAACGCCGTCTCGCTCAACATCCCGGCCATCGACCGCGACCACCCGGTGCTGTCGGAGCGGGTCGGGCGCGGCAGCCTCATGGTGATCGGGGTGAACCGCGCGCTCTCGGCCCAGCGCAGCGGCGATGGCAGCGTCCGGGTCAACCTGACGGTGCGCGGCGGCGAGGACTGGTTCAGCACCTCGGGCATCCCGTTCGACGACCCGGCCGCCACCCGCGCGGCGCTCAAGCAGCTCTACGCGGACTGGTCGCCGGATTTCGTCGAGCTGGTGGACGCGGCGACCGGGCCGGTGATGCAGGTCCGGGTGGCCGCCCTGCCGGTGGGCCTGAGCTGGGAGAACATCCCGGGCGTGACGGTGCTCGGGGACGCCGCGCACCTGATGTCGCCGTTCGCCGGGCTGGGCGCGAACCTGGCCATGCTGGACGGCGCGGAGCTGGCGCTGGCCATCGCGGCCGGCACCCCGATCGCGGACTTCGAGGCGAAAATGCAGGCTCGGGCGGCGGAAGCGGCCGCGGAGTCCGCCGCGAACCTCGAGGTGTTCCTGTCCCCGCAGGGCGCCGCGGGGGTGGCGGAGCTGATGGCGGGCTGA
- a CDS encoding MarR family winged helix-turn-helix transcriptional regulator: MDTPADDRTPALLRGRPSWLLTHLATQVGHVLGAAFDAGEFRRYHYALLAALDEFGPGSQATLGRRCRIDRSYVVEAVNELAARGLVHREPDAADRRRNVITLTPEGRAQLDRMSRTLDDVQDTVTAPLSAAERAQLTGYLDRMLDHLQAQRRS, encoded by the coding sequence ATGGACACCCCGGCGGACGACCGCACCCCCGCCCTCCTGCGCGGCCGCCCCAGCTGGCTGCTCACGCACCTGGCCACGCAGGTCGGGCACGTGCTGGGCGCCGCCTTCGACGCCGGCGAGTTCCGCCGTTACCACTACGCGCTGCTGGCCGCGCTCGACGAGTTCGGCCCCGGCAGCCAGGCCACGCTCGGGCGCCGTTGCCGCATCGACCGCAGCTACGTCGTCGAGGCGGTCAACGAGCTCGCCGCCCGCGGCCTGGTCCACCGCGAGCCCGACGCGGCCGACCGGCGCCGCAACGTCATCACCCTCACCCCCGAGGGCCGCGCGCAGCTCGACCGCATGAGCCGGACGCTCGACGACGTCCAGGACACCGTCACCGCCCCGCTCTCGGCGGCCGAGCGCGCGCAGCTGACCGGGTACCTCGACCGGATGCTGGACCACCTCCAGGCCCAGCGCCGGAGCTGA
- a CDS encoding ClpP family protease, which translates to MTAVPVLEVQGGQSPNDSVYEQLLRDRIVFLGTEVNDEVANRITAQLLLLAADDAEKDITFYINSPGGSVTAGMAIYDTMRLVKPDVATWGLGFVASMGQFLLSSGTPGKRYLLPSTRVVMHQPSAGISGAASDIAIQAEVFGKMKRRMAEITARQTGQTVERITADADRDRWFDAEEALAYGFVDHVVAGETVA; encoded by the coding sequence ATGACCGCGGTACCGGTGCTGGAAGTCCAGGGTGGACAGTCGCCCAACGACTCGGTGTACGAGCAGCTGCTGCGCGACCGCATCGTGTTCCTCGGCACGGAGGTCAACGACGAGGTGGCGAACCGGATCACCGCGCAGCTGCTGCTGCTCGCGGCCGACGACGCCGAGAAGGACATCACCTTCTACATCAACTCACCCGGCGGCTCGGTCACCGCGGGCATGGCGATCTACGACACGATGCGGCTGGTGAAGCCGGACGTGGCCACCTGGGGTCTGGGGTTCGTCGCGTCGATGGGGCAGTTCCTGCTGTCCTCGGGCACCCCGGGCAAGCGGTACCTGCTGCCGAGCACGCGGGTGGTGATGCACCAGCCGTCGGCGGGGATCTCGGGCGCGGCGAGCGACATCGCGATCCAGGCCGAGGTGTTCGGGAAGATGAAGCGGCGGATGGCGGAGATCACCGCGCGCCAGACCGGGCAGACGGTCGAGCGCATCACAGCCGACGCGGACCGCGACCGCTGGTTCGACGCCGAAGAGGCGCTGGCGTACGGGTTCGTGGACCACGTCGTCGCCGGTGAGACGGTCGCCTGA
- a CDS encoding AraC family transcriptional regulator — translation MDPLAALLDGPRAHGAFLLRSVLRPPWSLRIEDRAPLTLVAVVTGHAWIVPDHGAPSRLVAGDIAIVRGPEPYLFADHPATPPQAVILPGQECRTPDGEHLTDLVDTGVRTWGSSTADGTAGGEQRSKTASESGGATRGEPGGESADNTASETGGAARGRSGGATHSEPGGESGDKAASETGGATRGQSGGETSGDTGGEANSETSVETVLLTGTYPAVGEVSRRLLAALPQVLVVRADEWDSPLVPLLAEEIGRDVPGQEAVLDRLLDLLLIAALRTWFARPDSAAPAWYRAHEDAVVGQALRLLQDQPDRPWTVAGLAAGTGVSRAALARRFTGTVGEPPMAYLAAWRLALAADLLRQHPDATIGAIARQVGYGSSFALSAAFKREYGRSPQQYRTRVPA, via the coding sequence ATGGACCCGCTCGCCGCCCTGCTCGACGGCCCCCGCGCCCACGGGGCGTTCCTGCTCCGCTCGGTGCTGCGCCCGCCGTGGTCGCTGCGCATCGAGGACCGCGCGCCGCTCACGCTCGTGGCCGTGGTGACCGGCCACGCGTGGATCGTGCCCGACCACGGCGCACCGTCCCGGCTGGTCGCGGGTGACATCGCGATCGTCCGCGGCCCCGAGCCGTACCTGTTCGCCGACCACCCCGCCACCCCGCCGCAGGCAGTGATCCTGCCCGGGCAGGAATGCCGGACCCCCGACGGCGAGCACCTCACCGACCTCGTCGACACCGGTGTCCGCACCTGGGGCAGCAGCACGGCCGACGGCACGGCCGGCGGTGAGCAACGCAGCAAGACCGCCAGCGAGTCCGGCGGTGCTACTCGTGGCGAACCAGGCGGCGAGTCAGCCGATAACACCGCCAGCGAGACGGGCGGCGCCGCCCGTGGCAGGTCAGGCGGCGCTACCCATAGCGAGCCAGGCGGCGAGTCGGGCGACAAGGCCGCCAGCGAGACGGGTGGTGCTACCCGCGGCCAGTCCGGCGGCGAGACAAGCGGCGACACCGGCGGCGAGGCAAACAGCGAGACCAGCGTCGAGACTGTGCTGCTCACCGGCACCTACCCGGCCGTCGGCGAGGTGTCGCGCCGGTTGCTCGCCGCGTTGCCGCAGGTGCTGGTGGTGCGCGCGGACGAGTGGGACAGTCCGCTCGTGCCCCTGCTCGCCGAGGAGATCGGGCGTGACGTGCCTGGTCAGGAAGCCGTTCTCGACCGGCTGCTGGACCTGCTGCTCATCGCCGCGCTGCGGACCTGGTTCGCCCGGCCGGACTCCGCCGCGCCGGCCTGGTACCGGGCGCACGAAGACGCCGTTGTCGGCCAGGCGTTACGGCTGTTGCAGGACCAGCCCGACCGGCCGTGGACCGTGGCCGGGCTCGCCGCCGGCACCGGTGTCTCCCGGGCCGCGCTGGCCCGGCGGTTCACCGGCACCGTCGGCGAGCCGCCGATGGCCTACCTCGCCGCGTGGCGCCTGGCGCTGGCCGCGGACCTGCTGCGCCAGCATCCCGACGCCACGATCGGCGCGATCGCCCGCCAGGTCGGCTACGGCAGCTCGTTCGCGCTCAGCGCCGCCTTCAAACGCGAGTACGGCCGCAGCCCCCAGCAATACCGCACCCGCGTACCCGCCTGA
- a CDS encoding NAD(P)H-binding protein: MTSETTTLVLGGTGKTGRRVTRLLTERGVPVRPVSRASEPRFDWADEKTWEPVLDGAAAVYVTFYPDLVVPWAAPTIRAFCEQAVASGVRRIVLLSGRGEPDAAVSEQVVRASGAEWTVLRASWFFQNFSEDFLLGPVLDGEIALPAGEVAEPFVDADDVAEVAVTALTTDALVGRTLELTSPRLLTFAAAAAEISSAAGRDVRYRPVSVGEFVRLATASGMSADEAAMLAELFTRVLDGRNSSITDDVERALGRPARDFAAYARAAAEAWAR, translated from the coding sequence ATGACTTCCGAAACGACAACCCTGGTCCTGGGCGGCACGGGCAAAACAGGCCGGCGAGTGACCCGGCTGCTGACCGAGCGCGGCGTCCCGGTGCGGCCGGTCTCGCGCGCGAGCGAGCCGCGGTTCGACTGGGCGGACGAGAAGACGTGGGAGCCAGTGCTCGATGGCGCCGCCGCGGTGTACGTGACCTTCTACCCCGACCTGGTCGTGCCGTGGGCGGCGCCGACCATCCGGGCGTTCTGCGAGCAGGCCGTGGCAAGTGGGGTGCGGCGGATCGTGCTGCTGTCCGGCCGCGGCGAGCCGGACGCGGCAGTCAGCGAGCAGGTCGTGCGTGCGTCGGGTGCCGAGTGGACGGTGCTGCGCGCGAGCTGGTTCTTCCAGAACTTCAGCGAGGACTTCCTGCTCGGCCCGGTGCTCGACGGCGAGATCGCGTTGCCGGCGGGCGAAGTGGCTGAGCCGTTCGTGGATGCCGACGACGTGGCCGAGGTCGCCGTCACGGCGCTGACGACGGACGCTCTGGTCGGCCGGACGTTGGAGCTGACCAGTCCCCGGCTGCTGACTTTTGCCGCTGCCGCAGCCGAAATCTCCTCGGCTGCGGGGCGGGATGTCCGCTACCGTCCGGTTTCCGTGGGGGAGTTCGTCCGGCTGGCGACGGCGTCGGGGATGTCGGCGGACGAGGCCGCGATGCTCGCGGAGCTGTTCACGCGAGTGCTGGACGGCCGGAACTCGTCCATCACCGATGACGTGGAGAGGGCACTGGGGCGGCCCGCGCGGGACTTCGCGGCCTACGCCCGGGCCGCGGCGGAGGCCTGGGCGCGATGA
- a CDS encoding anthrone oxygenase family protein: protein MSSVSGMVLVAAIVAAGLIAGLFYAYAVSVMPGLARADDHTFVTAMRQINVAIVNGWFLLTFLGAPLLAAAAAVLHLPADGRRALPWLIAGFALLLVMVVITAAVNIPMNNALENGTAPLAELRARFETVWVRWNLLRALASTAGFGCLLGGWLARGR, encoded by the coding sequence ATGTCCTCGGTGTCCGGAATGGTCCTGGTGGCGGCGATCGTCGCGGCGGGGCTGATCGCGGGTTTGTTCTACGCGTACGCGGTGTCGGTGATGCCCGGCCTGGCGCGAGCGGACGACCACACCTTCGTCACGGCCATGCGGCAGATCAACGTCGCGATCGTCAACGGCTGGTTCCTGCTCACCTTCCTCGGCGCCCCACTCCTCGCCGCCGCGGCCGCGGTCCTGCACCTGCCCGCGGACGGACGCCGCGCGCTGCCGTGGCTGATCGCGGGTTTTGCGCTGCTGCTGGTGATGGTCGTGATCACGGCGGCGGTGAACATCCCGATGAACAACGCGCTGGAAAACGGCACCGCGCCCCTGGCCGAACTGCGCGCTCGTTTCGAGACCGTCTGGGTGCGCTGGAACCTGCTACGCGCCTTGGCATCAACGGCGGGCTTCGGCTGCCTCCTCGGTGGATGGCTGGCCCGGGGCCGTTGA
- a CDS encoding GyrI-like domain-containing protein, with translation MPSFVDRPAQRYAGYRATVTVEGLREVAHRIAAIVAALAARGVTPAGAPFFRYLVIGPGMSSLTVEAGVPIEDPVDLGDEYFTDVVPGGKYAMTTHHGAPDGLYAATAAVLSWGEQQGVRWDRTETPDGEHWTGRLEVYRTDPRQEPDATKWETDLYFRLAD, from the coding sequence ATGCCGTCCTTTGTGGACCGTCCCGCCCAGCGCTACGCGGGATACCGCGCCACCGTCACCGTCGAAGGCCTGCGCGAAGTCGCCCACCGCATCGCCGCGATCGTGGCCGCGCTCGCCGCCCGGGGCGTCACGCCCGCCGGTGCGCCGTTCTTCCGCTACCTCGTGATCGGGCCGGGCATGAGCAGCCTGACCGTGGAAGCCGGCGTCCCCATCGAGGACCCCGTGGACCTCGGCGACGAGTACTTCACCGACGTCGTGCCCGGCGGCAAGTACGCCATGACCACCCACCACGGCGCCCCCGACGGCCTCTACGCCGCCACCGCCGCCGTCCTGTCCTGGGGCGAACAGCAAGGCGTCCGCTGGGACCGCACCGAAACCCCCGACGGCGAACACTGGACCGGCCGCCTCGAGGTCTACCGCACCGACCCCCGCCAGGAACCCGACGCAACCAAATGGGAGACCGACCTGTACTTCCGCCTCGCCGACTGA
- a CDS encoding YciI family protein: MRYLLMIAGEGEPTEEQLAIGCGGWSDDLLARGVLVGGGGLHPPASATTVRVRGGDVQLSDGPFAESKEQIGGYAVIDCADLDEAVDIASRHPAAAYGTIEIRPMLG; the protein is encoded by the coding sequence GTGCGCTACCTGCTGATGATCGCCGGCGAAGGCGAACCGACCGAAGAACAGCTCGCGATCGGCTGCGGCGGCTGGTCCGACGACCTGCTCGCCCGCGGCGTCCTCGTCGGTGGCGGAGGCCTGCACCCGCCCGCCTCCGCCACCACCGTCCGCGTCCGCGGAGGCGACGTCCAGCTCAGCGACGGCCCGTTCGCCGAGAGCAAGGAGCAGATCGGCGGTTACGCCGTGATCGACTGCGCCGACCTGGACGAGGCCGTCGACATCGCCTCCCGCCACCCCGCCGCCGCGTACGGCACCATCGAAATCCGCCCCATGCTGGGCTGA